A single region of the Arthrobacter sp. V1I7 genome encodes:
- the bcp gene encoding thioredoxin-dependent thiol peroxidase codes for MTPTPTSPARPLKLQPGTAAPEFTLPDADGRLVSLADYRGSNVIVYFYPKAATPGCTTEACDFRDNLASLKGSGYTVLGISPDTPQALSDFSGDFALGYPLLSDADHSVAAAYGAWGEKVVDGQIAEGVVRSTVVLDAEGRVTWVRYHVAADGHVAALRKELGLQVSSRAPLGVR; via the coding sequence ATGACCCCGACCCCCACGAGCCCGGCCCGTCCCCTGAAACTACAGCCCGGCACCGCGGCGCCGGAGTTCACGCTCCCCGACGCGGACGGGCGGTTGGTCTCGCTGGCGGACTATAGAGGCTCTAACGTCATCGTCTACTTCTACCCCAAGGCTGCGACGCCGGGCTGCACCACGGAGGCCTGCGACTTCCGCGACAACCTCGCCTCACTGAAGGGCTCCGGCTACACAGTGCTCGGCATCTCCCCGGACACGCCCCAAGCGCTGTCGGACTTTTCCGGGGACTTCGCCCTTGGCTATCCGCTGCTCTCGGACGCAGACCATTCCGTGGCGGCCGCATATGGCGCCTGGGGTGAGAAGGTGGTCGACGGCCAGATCGCCGAGGGCGTTGTCCGCTCAACTGTCGTCCTCGACGCCGAGGGCCGGGTAACGTGGGTGAGGTATCACGTCGCCGCCGACGGCCATGTGGCCGCGCTGAGGAAAGAACTGGGGCTCCAGGTCAGCAGCCGGGCTCCGCTGGGAGTACGCTGA
- a CDS encoding 2-hydroxy-3-oxopropionate reductase encodes MSNVAVIGLGIMGLPMAINLVKAGHSVTGFNRSQDKIDKLVSEGGQGAASIAEAARDADVVITMVPDSPDVEGVVSGPDGVFANATPGALWIDASSIRPDVAKRLADDAKAAGIRALDAPVSGGEQGAIDAALSIMVGGEPEDFEAAQDVLNAVGKTIVHVGPAGSGQTVKAANQLIVAVNIEVLGEAIAFLEAYGVDTDAALKVLGGGLAGSRVLEQKGRKMLDRNFEPGFRLALHHKDMGIVTSAAREANVAIPLGAVAAQLVAATVNQGDGGLDHSGLFKQVLQLSGRQ; translated from the coding sequence ATGAGCAACGTTGCAGTCATCGGACTCGGAATCATGGGCCTGCCCATGGCCATCAACCTGGTCAAGGCCGGCCACAGCGTCACCGGCTTCAACCGCAGCCAGGACAAGATCGACAAACTCGTCTCCGAAGGGGGCCAGGGCGCAGCCAGCATCGCCGAGGCCGCCCGGGACGCCGACGTCGTGATCACCATGGTCCCGGACTCCCCCGACGTCGAAGGAGTGGTCAGCGGACCCGACGGGGTCTTCGCCAACGCCACGCCGGGCGCCCTGTGGATCGACGCCAGCAGCATCCGCCCGGACGTTGCGAAGCGGCTTGCAGACGACGCCAAGGCCGCCGGCATCCGTGCCCTCGACGCCCCGGTCTCCGGCGGAGAGCAAGGTGCCATCGACGCCGCGCTGTCCATCATGGTCGGCGGCGAACCGGAAGACTTCGAGGCGGCCCAGGATGTCCTGAACGCTGTCGGCAAGACCATCGTCCACGTCGGTCCCGCCGGCTCGGGCCAGACCGTCAAGGCAGCCAACCAGCTGATCGTCGCGGTCAACATCGAGGTCCTCGGCGAGGCGATCGCGTTCCTTGAGGCCTACGGCGTGGACACCGATGCCGCCCTCAAGGTTCTCGGCGGGGGCCTTGCGGGCTCCAGGGTCCTGGAGCAGAAGGGCCGGAAGATGCTGGACCGCAACTTCGAGCCCGGCTTCCGCCTGGCCCTGCACCACAAGGACATGGGGATCGTCACCTCCGCGGCCCGCGAAGCCAACGTCGCCATCCCGCTCGGCGCCGTCGCAGCCCAGCTGGTCGCCGCCACCGTCAATCAGGGTGACGGCGGCCTGGATCACTCCGGTCTCTTCAAGCAGGTCCTTCAGCTCAGCGGCCGCCAGTAA
- a CDS encoding universal stress protein, with amino-acid sequence MSREEWPAGPIVLGVGWDFSDHAVRMAASLAAGLDLHLVCAFVDPASYLTEWAPAGAQPAVSLDPVANEEAAYPAAPLLQRLEAILGPPGAEWTFRMLNGDVAVSLTRLAESVGASLVVVGGQRPGVRAWLDRHLEGSVSADLSRDPQRPVLVIPSSAGTDA; translated from the coding sequence GTGTCCCGTGAGGAGTGGCCCGCCGGACCGATTGTGCTGGGGGTCGGCTGGGACTTTTCGGACCACGCGGTCCGGATGGCCGCCAGCCTCGCTGCCGGACTGGACCTGCACCTCGTGTGTGCGTTCGTTGACCCCGCGAGCTACCTGACGGAATGGGCGCCCGCAGGCGCCCAGCCGGCCGTTTCCCTGGACCCGGTGGCCAATGAGGAGGCTGCGTACCCGGCCGCGCCGCTTCTTCAGCGACTTGAAGCGATTCTCGGTCCGCCGGGGGCCGAGTGGACTTTCCGCATGCTGAACGGCGATGTTGCCGTATCGCTCACCCGGCTGGCCGAGAGCGTCGGGGCATCCTTGGTCGTCGTCGGGGGCCAGCGGCCCGGCGTCCGCGCCTGGTTGGACCGGCATCTGGAAGGCTCCGTGTCTGCCGATCTGAGTCGTGACCCACAGCGGCCCGTTCTCGTCATTCCGTCCTCGGCCGGAACGGACGCTTGA
- a CDS encoding thymidylate kinase, whose protein sequence is MLIVLTGIDGSGKTTAARSAVAAARTAGKDALLLSNYAGRRRMSLLTARFGIRLPPRLADAVETVIRTANVLLSHAMAHRHPGLVIMDRHLYCQLALRQARQLPRGRVLPFILAKLPKPDLVVHLVITPEQAHQRVLARGTDAETLEELDSFRAAYQAIPEYAQFTELAADGTPDEVLSELTLAIAGAGGDSDTKALAADGRAMVPS, encoded by the coding sequence TTGCTGATTGTCTTGACCGGGATTGACGGCTCGGGAAAAACCACGGCCGCACGTTCTGCGGTTGCTGCTGCCCGCACCGCCGGCAAGGACGCGCTCCTTCTCAGCAACTACGCCGGACGGCGCAGGATGTCCCTGCTGACCGCCAGGTTCGGGATCCGCCTCCCTCCCCGGCTGGCGGATGCCGTGGAGACAGTGATCCGCACTGCCAATGTGCTGCTGTCCCATGCCATGGCCCACCGGCATCCGGGGTTGGTCATCATGGACCGCCACCTCTACTGCCAGCTCGCGTTACGCCAGGCGCGGCAACTTCCCCGCGGACGGGTTCTTCCGTTCATCCTCGCGAAGCTCCCTAAACCAGACCTGGTCGTCCACCTCGTCATCACCCCGGAACAAGCGCATCAAAGAGTGCTGGCACGCGGCACGGACGCGGAAACCCTCGAGGAGCTCGACTCATTCCGGGCCGCCTACCAGGCGATACCCGAATACGCCCAGTTCACTGAGCTGGCAGCCGACGGAACACCAGACGAGGTGCTCTCAGAGCTGACGCTCGCCATCGCCGGCGCGGGCGGAGACTCAGACACAAAAGCCTTGGCCGCCGACGGCAGGGCCATGGTCCCGAGCTGA
- a CDS encoding glycerate kinase has product MRIVIAPDKFKGSLSAPDVARHLEAGLQAAARHDGWISNLEVLRIPVADGGEGTLDAAVESGFTRPSALVSGPTGVPLRADFAVRGREAVIEMAAASGLAVLPGGRPDSASATGATSLGTGELIRAALDAGCRRIILGVGGSANTDGGAGVLQGLGARFLDAEGCELAPGGAELARLDRIDFAGFDPRLDEARFILASDVDNALLGAEGAAAIFGPQKGASPEDVGMLDAALSHFVDVLAAEIGPRAHNAAFAPGAGAAGGVGYAAIAVLAATRRPGIDVVLEFTGLADRLAGAELVITGEGSLDEQSLLGKTPLGVARAAGRAGIPVIAVCGRTTLAPEQLRTSGFREVHALTELESNIDTCIAEAGPLLERLGRNIGVQLTALAAGQSAVSKETLNA; this is encoded by the coding sequence ATGCGCATTGTCATCGCCCCGGACAAGTTCAAGGGCTCGCTCTCGGCACCGGACGTTGCCCGGCACCTGGAGGCGGGGCTCCAGGCGGCGGCCCGCCATGACGGATGGATCAGTAACCTGGAGGTCCTTCGGATTCCGGTCGCCGACGGCGGCGAGGGCACCCTGGACGCCGCCGTCGAGTCCGGCTTCACCCGCCCCAGCGCCCTGGTCAGCGGACCCACCGGGGTGCCGCTGCGGGCGGACTTCGCGGTCCGCGGCCGCGAGGCGGTCATCGAGATGGCGGCGGCCTCGGGCCTCGCGGTCCTGCCGGGCGGCCGCCCGGATTCGGCCAGCGCCACCGGTGCCACAAGCCTGGGCACCGGTGAACTGATCCGGGCGGCCCTCGACGCCGGGTGCCGGAGGATCATCTTGGGTGTGGGCGGCAGTGCCAACACCGACGGCGGCGCCGGCGTCCTGCAGGGGCTCGGCGCCAGGTTCCTCGACGCCGAGGGCTGCGAGCTGGCGCCCGGCGGCGCCGAGCTGGCGCGGCTGGACCGGATCGACTTTGCCGGCTTCGACCCGCGGCTGGACGAGGCACGTTTTATCCTGGCCAGCGACGTCGACAACGCCCTCCTGGGCGCAGAAGGCGCCGCGGCGATCTTCGGACCGCAGAAAGGCGCATCTCCGGAGGACGTCGGGATGCTCGACGCTGCCCTGTCCCACTTTGTGGACGTCCTGGCGGCTGAGATCGGCCCCCGCGCCCACAACGCCGCGTTCGCCCCGGGCGCTGGCGCGGCCGGCGGGGTGGGCTACGCGGCCATTGCGGTCCTCGCCGCCACCCGCCGGCCGGGCATCGACGTCGTGCTCGAATTCACCGGGCTGGCCGACCGCCTCGCCGGTGCGGAGTTGGTGATTACCGGCGAAGGCAGCCTGGACGAGCAAAGCCTGCTGGGCAAAACGCCGCTCGGCGTTGCTCGAGCGGCGGGGCGCGCGGGCATTCCGGTCATCGCCGTCTGCGGACGGACCACGCTGGCGCCGGAACAGCTCCGGACCTCCGGATTTCGCGAGGTTCACGCTTTGACGGAGCTCGAAAGCAATATAGACACATGTATAGCGGAAGCGGGACCCCTCCTGGAACGCCTGGGACGGAACATCGGCGTCCAACTGACGGCCCTGGCAGCAGGGCAATCCGCGGTGAGCAAGGAGACCCTCAATGCCTGA
- the allB gene encoding allantoinase AllB has product MPEVAYDLVVRGQRVLTTAGIAPREVGVRGGVIVAVEPLGNGLSGAEIIELGDDETLIPGLVDTHVHVNEPGRTEWEGFASATRAAAAGGVTTIIDMPLNSIPPTTTVEGLKLKREVAQEQAFVDVGFWGGAVPGNKADLRGLHDEGVFGFKCFLLHSGVDEFPHLEADEMEQDMAELKSFDSLMIVHAEDSHAIDHAPHPGGDQYATFLASRPRGAENKAIAEVIERARWTGARAHILHLSSSDALPMIATAKRDGVHLTVETCPHYLTLMAEEIPNGATAYKCCPPIREASNRELLWKGLQDGTIDCIVSDHSPSTLDLKDLENGDFAVAWGGVSSLQLGLSLIWTEARHRGIPLEQVISWMAEKPAALARLSNKGKLALGYDADFSVFAPDEAFVVDVSKLKHKNPITPYDGKALSGVVRKTFLRGHEVDGRTPSGKLIRRGGI; this is encoded by the coding sequence ATGCCTGAAGTAGCCTACGACCTCGTAGTCCGGGGCCAGCGTGTCCTGACGACGGCCGGAATCGCCCCGCGTGAAGTGGGCGTCCGCGGAGGCGTGATCGTCGCCGTCGAGCCCCTCGGCAACGGCCTGTCCGGTGCCGAAATCATCGAACTCGGCGACGACGAAACCCTCATCCCGGGCCTCGTGGACACCCACGTGCACGTCAACGAACCGGGGCGCACCGAGTGGGAGGGTTTCGCCTCCGCCACCCGTGCCGCGGCGGCCGGTGGCGTCACGACCATCATCGACATGCCGCTGAACAGCATTCCGCCCACCACCACGGTGGAAGGACTCAAGCTCAAGCGCGAGGTCGCCCAGGAGCAGGCGTTCGTGGACGTCGGGTTCTGGGGCGGCGCCGTGCCCGGCAACAAGGCGGACCTGCGCGGGCTGCACGACGAGGGCGTGTTCGGTTTCAAGTGCTTCCTGCTGCATTCCGGGGTGGACGAGTTCCCGCACCTGGAAGCGGACGAGATGGAGCAGGACATGGCCGAGCTCAAATCCTTCGACTCCCTCATGATCGTCCACGCCGAGGACTCCCACGCGATCGACCACGCGCCCCATCCCGGCGGCGACCAGTACGCAACGTTCCTGGCCTCCCGCCCCCGCGGCGCCGAGAACAAGGCCATCGCCGAAGTCATTGAGCGCGCCCGCTGGACCGGCGCCCGCGCCCACATCCTGCACCTCTCGTCCTCCGACGCACTGCCGATGATCGCCACCGCCAAGCGCGACGGCGTCCACCTCACCGTAGAGACGTGCCCGCACTACCTCACCCTCATGGCCGAGGAAATCCCCAACGGCGCCACCGCGTACAAATGCTGCCCCCCGATCCGCGAGGCCTCCAACCGCGAGCTGCTCTGGAAGGGCCTGCAGGACGGCACCATCGACTGCATCGTCTCGGACCACTCCCCCAGCACCCTGGACCTCAAGGACCTGGAAAACGGCGACTTCGCCGTGGCCTGGGGCGGCGTCTCCTCACTGCAGCTGGGCCTGTCCCTGATCTGGACCGAAGCCCGGCACCGCGGCATCCCGCTGGAGCAGGTGATCAGCTGGATGGCCGAGAAGCCCGCCGCGCTCGCGCGCCTCTCCAACAAGGGCAAGCTCGCCCTCGGCTACGACGCCGACTTCTCCGTCTTCGCCCCCGACGAGGCCTTCGTCGTGGACGTATCCAAGCTCAAGCACAAGAACCCCATCACCCCGTACGACGGCAAGGCCCTCTCCGGCGTGGTCCGGAAGACCTTCCTGCGCGGACACGAGGTCGACGGCCGGACACCAAGCGGCAAACTGATCCGCCGCGGCGGTATTTGA
- a CDS encoding hydroxypyruvate isomerase family protein, with product MTYSVNCSILLTELPLLERPAAAKAAGFDAVEFWWPFEESVPGDAAITGFERSITDAGVQLTGLNFNAGNMPAGDRGLVSWKGRCSEFKDNIDVVAGIGGRLGCKSFNALYGNRQEEHTPETQDELAVGNLAAAAAGVAGIGGTVLLEPVSGAPRYPLLTAADALRTIARVKQETGAENIKLLADFYHLSVNGDDVAAVIENHANDFGHIQIADNPGRGAPGTGELPLGEWIARSRELGYEGYIGLEYKQAAETAFAWAIRQRVAS from the coding sequence GTTGACCGAGCTGCCCCTCCTCGAGCGGCCCGCCGCGGCGAAGGCCGCCGGCTTTGACGCCGTCGAATTCTGGTGGCCGTTCGAGGAGTCCGTTCCCGGCGACGCCGCCATCACCGGCTTCGAGCGGTCCATCACCGACGCGGGCGTCCAGCTGACAGGCCTTAATTTCAACGCCGGGAACATGCCCGCCGGAGACCGCGGCCTGGTGTCCTGGAAAGGCCGCTGCTCCGAGTTCAAGGACAACATCGACGTTGTAGCCGGCATCGGCGGACGCCTCGGCTGCAAGTCCTTCAACGCCCTCTACGGCAACCGCCAGGAAGAGCACACCCCGGAGACCCAGGACGAACTGGCGGTCGGGAATCTCGCCGCCGCGGCCGCAGGCGTGGCCGGCATCGGGGGCACCGTGCTGCTCGAGCCGGTCAGCGGCGCCCCGCGTTACCCGCTCCTTACGGCTGCTGACGCCCTCCGGACCATCGCCCGGGTGAAGCAGGAAACCGGCGCGGAGAACATCAAGCTCCTCGCCGACTTCTACCACCTGTCTGTAAACGGGGACGACGTCGCCGCCGTCATCGAAAATCATGCCAACGACTTCGGCCACATCCAGATCGCCGATAACCCCGGCCGTGGGGCTCCCGGAACCGGTGAGCTTCCCCTCGGCGAATGGATCGCCCGCAGCCGCGAACTCGGCTACGAGGGCTACATCGGACTCGAATACAAGCAAGCGGCGGAAACTGCCTTCGCCTGGGCAATCCGGCAGCGCGTCGCCAGCTAG